One Brachybacterium aquaticum genomic region harbors:
- a CDS encoding DEAD/DEAH box helicase, giving the protein MTSPAERYAAWAAEQKAEKQRADSELSAFTRRYDFALDDFQLAGGRALEDGSSVLVAAPTGAGKTVVGEFAVHLALARGRKVFYTAPIKALSNQKFGELVDWLGADRVGLLTGDTSLRPTADVVVMTTEVLRNMLYADSDLLDGLGFVVMDEVHYLADRLRGPVWEEVIIHLDRSVQLVSLSATVSNAEEFGAWLQEVRGRTEIIVSETRPVPLWQHVIVGEELLDLFVDADGEAVVSHGPGADRHREVNPEIERITSFSLPVDERSGGERGRGYRGRKGTKGRHRPRGSGQHGPPKGRGQGGEQRGRDDRGGDRRGGDQRGGSRHGGPDRDHRGGLHRGGGMRPMRRPDVVALLDDAALLPAIMFIFSRAGCEGAVQQCARAHLRLTDDAERREIRAVLDEHLSEIPIEDEDVLGLPAFRRAVLDGYAAHHAGMLPLLKTVVEELFGRGLLKVVFATETLALGINMPARSVVLEKLVKFNGLEHADLTPGEYTQLTGRAGRRGIDTEGHAVVVAGPRFDASAVASLASRRTYPLRSAFRPTPNMAVNLLDRFDLSRARETLETSFAQFQADRSVVGLARRARELEDTAEDYRTAVTCERGDLLEYAGIQEAITARERELSRARAAKDQDRTRSVLSNLRRGDVIALPGGKRRGYAVVLDVDRRVLGGPQVDLLDTEGRRRSLRPGDVPSPPAVIDTLRLPRQESLGSGKVRKDTAAALRQRLAGQDDDARREVRRRAGRTPSTAASDERLQQLRAELAAHPCHSCPDLESHLRWVGRWRKTRGELEGVQRRISGRTSSLARQFDRLTALLVELGYLRAEGPQAAGDEGEELVPTASGLRLRRIFSDRDLLIAECLEHGAWTGLDPAGLAAVVSAAVHESRRDDRAPEVIPDPAVDAALEASARIAQRLQALETRHGIEPTTPPDPAVAAIVHRWARGEHLAAALAGNDLPPGDFVRHCRQVIDLLDQLTADEQLGATARAAIAAVRRGLVAQEIGR; this is encoded by the coding sequence GTGACCTCACCCGCCGAGCGCTACGCCGCCTGGGCCGCCGAGCAGAAGGCCGAGAAGCAGCGCGCCGACTCCGAGCTGAGCGCCTTCACGCGCCGCTACGACTTCGCGCTGGACGACTTCCAGCTCGCCGGCGGCCGCGCCCTCGAGGACGGCAGCTCCGTCCTGGTCGCCGCTCCCACCGGCGCCGGCAAGACCGTGGTCGGCGAGTTCGCCGTGCACCTCGCCCTCGCCCGCGGCCGGAAGGTCTTCTACACCGCCCCCATCAAGGCGCTGTCCAACCAGAAGTTCGGCGAGCTCGTGGACTGGCTCGGCGCGGACCGCGTCGGCCTGCTCACCGGCGACACCTCCCTCCGCCCCACCGCCGACGTGGTCGTGATGACAACCGAGGTGCTGCGCAACATGCTGTATGCCGACTCGGACCTGCTGGACGGGCTCGGGTTCGTGGTGATGGACGAGGTGCACTACCTCGCCGACCGGCTGCGCGGCCCGGTGTGGGAGGAGGTCATCATCCACCTGGACCGCTCGGTGCAGCTGGTCTCCCTCTCCGCGACCGTCTCCAACGCCGAGGAGTTCGGCGCCTGGCTGCAGGAGGTCCGCGGCCGCACCGAGATCATCGTCTCCGAGACCCGCCCCGTGCCGCTGTGGCAGCACGTCATCGTGGGGGAGGAGCTGCTGGACCTCTTCGTCGACGCCGACGGGGAGGCCGTGGTCTCGCACGGCCCCGGCGCCGACCGGCACCGCGAGGTCAACCCCGAGATCGAGCGGATCACCTCCTTCTCCCTGCCCGTCGACGAGCGCAGCGGCGGCGAGCGCGGCCGCGGCTACCGCGGGCGCAAGGGCACCAAGGGCCGCCACCGCCCGCGAGGCTCCGGCCAGCACGGCCCGCCCAAGGGCCGCGGCCAGGGCGGGGAGCAGCGCGGACGTGACGATCGCGGGGGAGACCGCCGCGGCGGCGACCAACGCGGGGGCAGCCGGCATGGTGGCCCGGACCGCGATCATCGCGGCGGCCTGCACCGCGGCGGCGGCATGCGCCCGATGCGCCGCCCCGACGTGGTCGCGCTGCTCGACGACGCCGCCCTGCTGCCCGCGATCATGTTCATCTTCTCCCGCGCCGGCTGCGAGGGAGCGGTGCAGCAGTGCGCCCGCGCGCACCTGCGCCTCACCGACGATGCCGAGCGCCGCGAGATCCGCGCCGTGCTGGACGAGCACCTCTCCGAGATCCCCATCGAGGACGAGGACGTGCTGGGTCTGCCCGCCTTCCGCCGCGCGGTCCTGGACGGCTACGCCGCCCACCACGCCGGGATGCTGCCGCTGCTGAAGACGGTCGTCGAGGAGCTGTTCGGCCGCGGTCTGCTGAAGGTCGTCTTCGCCACCGAGACCCTCGCGCTGGGCATCAACATGCCGGCCCGCTCCGTGGTGCTGGAGAAGCTCGTCAAGTTCAACGGGCTCGAGCACGCCGACCTGACCCCGGGCGAGTACACACAGCTCACCGGCCGTGCGGGCCGCCGCGGCATCGACACCGAGGGCCATGCGGTGGTGGTGGCCGGTCCGCGCTTCGATGCGTCGGCCGTCGCGTCCCTCGCCTCGCGCCGCACCTATCCGCTGCGCTCCGCGTTCCGGCCCACCCCCAACATGGCCGTGAACCTGCTGGACCGCTTCGACCTCTCCCGCGCCCGGGAGACCCTCGAGACCAGCTTCGCCCAGTTCCAGGCCGACCGCTCCGTGGTGGGCCTTGCCCGCCGCGCCCGCGAGCTCGAAGACACCGCCGAGGATTACCGCACCGCAGTGACCTGCGAGCGCGGCGACCTGCTCGAGTACGCCGGGATCCAGGAGGCGATCACCGCCCGGGAGAGGGAGCTCTCCCGCGCCCGCGCCGCCAAGGACCAGGACCGCACCCGCTCCGTCCTGTCAAACCTGCGCCGCGGCGACGTGATCGCCCTGCCCGGCGGGAAGCGGCGCGGCTATGCCGTGGTGCTGGACGTGGACCGGCGCGTGCTCGGCGGCCCGCAGGTGGACCTGCTAGACACCGAGGGGCGCCGTCGCAGCCTCCGCCCCGGCGACGTGCCCTCCCCTCCCGCCGTCATCGACACCCTGCGCCTGCCGCGCCAGGAGTCGCTGGGCAGCGGGAAGGTCCGCAAGGACACCGCCGCCGCGCTGCGCCAGCGCCTGGCCGGGCAAGACGACGACGCTCGCCGGGAGGTGCGCCGCCGCGCCGGCCGCACCCCGTCGACCGCCGCGAGCGACGAGCGGCTCCAGCAGCTGCGCGCCGAGCTCGCCGCGCATCCCTGCCACTCCTGCCCCGACCTCGAGTCGCACCTGCGCTGGGTGGGTCGCTGGCGGAAGACCCGCGGCGAGCTCGAGGGCGTCCAGCGCCGTATCAGCGGCCGCACCAGCTCCCTGGCCCGCCAGTTCGACCGACTCACCGCGCTGCTCGTCGAGCTCGGCTACCTGCGCGCGGAAGGCCCGCAGGCCGCGGGGGATGAGGGTGAGGAGCTCGTCCCCACAGCCTCCGGACTGCGGCTGCGCCGCATCTTCTCCGACCGCGACCTGCTGATCGCCGAATGCCTCGAGCACGGCGCCTGGACGGGTCTGGATCCGGCAGGACTCGCCGCCGTGGTCTCCGCGGCCGTGCACGAGTCCCGCCGCGACGACCGCGCCCCCGAGGTCATCCCGGACCCCGCCGTCGACGCGGCGCTCGAGGCCTCCGCCCGTATCGCCCAGCGCCTCCAGGCCCTCGAGACCCGCCACGGCATCGAGCCGACCACGCCGCCCGATCCCGCGGTCGCGGCGATCGTGCACCGCTGGGCGCGCGGCGAGCACCTCGCCGCTGCGCTGGCCGGCAACGACCTGCCGCCCGGCGACTTCGTGCGCCACTGCCGCCAGGTCATCGACCTGCTCGACCAGCTCACGGCCGACGAGCAGCTCGGCGCCACGGCCCGCGCCGCCATCGCCGCGGTGCGCCGCGGCCTGGTCGCCCAGGAGATCGGCCGATGA
- the lnt gene encoding apolipoprotein N-acyltransferase, protein MSTTVRTAAARARSRRQSDEFDPTPWPVALLCGVVGGACAYFANPPYDLWMLLPVGLALLSAGLLVRSAWLAALVSLLWGLAFFVPLTEWANIYAGNVPWIALGIVEAVYIVLYGLLARTVLVRRGLCLSSALVVAALWVAVETLRSTVPWGGLSWGASAFALADSPLLNLAPWIGMAGLALVVGLLGQLLLHGALSLLGRRHRGLVGFSGVWPCAIAVGAVLATVVVPHPVNRAPADRQSMTIAAVQGSVGEIDEGSYTMPEDVFANHLAATEDVLDQAEADGDDLDLVVWPEDSTGSDPRQDPGLAGQLRGLAERADAPVLVGTQVRVGETQRLNQAVLITPDGSAPYQYSKRHPVPFGEYIPMREVFSRITDKVDLISLDMIPGQEVGTMDLAALDQGQGTVGILICFEIAYDELVHDVVQDGAEVVVVQSNTALFGDSDEAIQQLAQAKVMAVLSGRSVVHISTAGQSAIFSPEGRQIDYVGHWEQGTMLADVPLRTGITPAVAAGPWIAVGISAFALVGLLAALSSDRRALARPARRAEKTSRSEKTRRSEKS, encoded by the coding sequence ATGAGCACGACGGTCCGGACCGCGGCCGCCCGCGCCCGGTCCCGTCGGCAGAGCGACGAGTTCGACCCCACCCCCTGGCCCGTCGCGCTGCTCTGCGGCGTGGTCGGCGGTGCCTGCGCGTACTTCGCGAACCCGCCGTATGACCTGTGGATGCTCCTGCCCGTGGGCCTCGCCCTGCTGAGCGCGGGTCTGCTGGTGCGCTCCGCATGGCTCGCGGCGCTCGTGTCGCTGCTGTGGGGGCTCGCCTTCTTCGTGCCGCTGACCGAGTGGGCCAACATCTACGCCGGAAACGTGCCCTGGATCGCGCTGGGCATCGTCGAGGCGGTGTACATCGTGCTCTACGGCCTGCTGGCCCGCACCGTCCTGGTGCGGCGCGGTCTGTGCCTCTCCTCCGCCCTCGTCGTCGCGGCGCTGTGGGTGGCGGTCGAGACCCTGCGCAGCACCGTCCCGTGGGGCGGCCTGTCCTGGGGCGCGAGCGCCTTCGCCCTGGCCGACTCGCCGCTGCTGAACCTCGCCCCCTGGATCGGGATGGCCGGCCTCGCCCTCGTGGTCGGTCTGCTGGGACAGCTGCTGCTGCACGGCGCGCTCTCGCTGCTGGGCCGCCGCCACCGCGGCCTCGTCGGCTTCTCCGGGGTGTGGCCCTGCGCGATCGCCGTCGGCGCCGTGCTCGCCACGGTCGTGGTGCCCCATCCCGTCAACCGCGCCCCCGCCGACCGGCAGTCCATGACGATCGCCGCCGTGCAGGGCTCGGTGGGCGAGATCGACGAGGGCAGCTACACGATGCCCGAGGACGTCTTCGCGAACCACCTGGCCGCCACCGAGGACGTGCTGGACCAGGCGGAGGCCGACGGCGACGACCTCGACCTCGTGGTGTGGCCCGAGGACTCCACCGGCTCGGATCCCCGGCAGGACCCTGGGCTGGCCGGCCAGCTGCGGGGCCTCGCGGAGCGGGCCGACGCGCCCGTGCTCGTCGGCACCCAGGTGCGCGTGGGGGAGACCCAGCGCCTGAACCAGGCCGTGCTGATCACGCCCGACGGCTCCGCCCCGTACCAGTACTCCAAGCGGCACCCCGTCCCGTTCGGCGAGTACATCCCGATGCGCGAGGTGTTCAGCCGGATCACCGACAAGGTCGACCTGATCTCCCTGGACATGATCCCCGGGCAGGAGGTCGGCACCATGGACCTCGCCGCCCTCGACCAGGGCCAGGGCACCGTCGGCATCCTCATCTGCTTCGAGATCGCCTACGACGAGCTGGTCCACGACGTGGTCCAGGACGGTGCCGAGGTGGTCGTCGTCCAGTCCAACACCGCCCTGTTCGGCGACTCCGACGAGGCGATCCAGCAGCTCGCCCAGGCGAAGGTCATGGCGGTGCTGTCCGGGCGCAGCGTCGTGCACATCTCGACCGCGGGCCAGTCGGCGATCTTCAGCCCCGAGGGCCGCCAGATCGACTACGTCGGCCACTGGGAGCAGGGCACCATGCTGGCCGACGTCCCCCTGCGCACAGGGATCACCCCCGCGGTCGCGGCCGGGCCCTGGATCGCGGTGGGCATCAGCGCCTTCGCGCTCGTCGGCCTGCTGGCCGCGCTGTCCTCGGACCGCCGCGCCCTCGCCCGTCCCGCCCGCCGTGCTGAGAAGACCAGCCGTTCCGAGAAGACCCGCCGTTCCGAGAAGAGCTGA
- a CDS encoding polyprenol monophosphomannose synthase, with translation MHPSSAPLPPTLVVIPTYDEREALPGTLARLRAAVPEAHVLVVDDSSPDGTGEWADEVAARDEAVHVLHRAGKEGLGPAYLAGFAWGLERGYAQLVEMDADASHRPEQLPGLLEAVRRGADLAIGSRWIPGGAVHDWPLRRRVLSRGANVYVQALMGLGVADATAGFRVFRAELLQRLVDGDIASHGYCFQVDMTRRARDLGAVIVEVPIDFDERTEGASKMSSDIVREALVKVTLWGLARRAQGLRKALR, from the coding sequence ATGCATCCCTCCAGCGCCCCGCTGCCGCCCACCCTCGTCGTCATCCCCACCTACGACGAGCGCGAGGCGCTGCCCGGCACGCTCGCGCGCCTGCGCGCCGCGGTGCCCGAGGCGCACGTGCTCGTGGTCGACGACAGCTCCCCGGACGGCACGGGGGAGTGGGCCGACGAGGTCGCCGCCCGCGACGAGGCCGTGCACGTGCTCCATCGCGCCGGGAAGGAGGGGCTCGGCCCCGCCTACCTCGCGGGCTTCGCCTGGGGCCTCGAGCGCGGCTACGCGCAGCTGGTGGAGATGGACGCCGACGCCTCCCACCGCCCCGAGCAGCTGCCCGGACTGCTGGAGGCCGTGCGCCGCGGCGCCGACCTCGCGATCGGGTCCCGCTGGATCCCCGGCGGCGCCGTCCACGACTGGCCGCTGCGGCGCAGGGTCCTGTCCCGCGGCGCGAACGTGTACGTCCAGGCGCTCATGGGCCTCGGCGTCGCCGACGCGACCGCCGGGTTCCGCGTGTTCCGCGCCGAGCTGCTGCAGCGCTTGGTCGACGGGGACATCGCCTCCCACGGCTACTGCTTCCAGGTGGACATGACGCGTCGCGCCCGCGATCTCGGCGCCGTGATCGTCGAGGTCCCGATCGACTTCGACGAGCGCACCGAGGGTGCCAGCAAGATGTCCTCGGACATCGTGCGCGAAGCCCTGGTCAAGGTGACGCTCTGGGGCCTCGCACGCCGCGCCCAGGGGCTTCGCAAGGCCCTGCGCTAG
- a CDS encoding FxsA family protein, with translation MTSSSTSSSQHGPHASTPHDPAPRASRWGRFVPLAVVLVGLLELAILIVIGVNTSLWWAVLVVVIGWIIGLALLVAAGQQSFTRLRSLFRALGGRGDVQDHLSRPAFTLLSALLFFFPGVLTDLAGLVLLLTPVQRRTVKAMGLSSGSEGARKVLYHRSGSGIIDGEIVLENRRTDREDPPPTIIQG, from the coding sequence ATGACGTCCTCGTCGACCTCTTCGTCGCAGCACGGCCCCCACGCCTCCACGCCCCACGACCCCGCCCCCCGCGCCTCCCGCTGGGGACGCTTCGTGCCCCTGGCCGTCGTGCTCGTGGGCCTGCTGGAGCTCGCGATCCTCATCGTCATCGGCGTGAACACGAGCCTGTGGTGGGCGGTGCTGGTGGTGGTGATCGGCTGGATCATCGGCCTCGCACTCCTGGTCGCCGCCGGGCAGCAGTCCTTCACCCGGCTGCGCTCGCTCTTCCGCGCCCTAGGCGGCCGCGGAGACGTGCAGGACCACCTCTCCCGTCCCGCGTTCACCCTGCTGTCCGCCCTGCTGTTCTTCTTCCCGGGCGTGCTCACCGACCTCGCCGGGCTCGTCCTGCTGCTCACCCCAGTCCAGCGCCGCACCGTGAAGGCGATGGGGCTCAGCAGCGGCTCCGAGGGGGCGCGCAAGGTGCTCTACCACCGCTCCGGCAGCGGCATCATCGACGGGGAGATCGTGCTGGAGAACCGCCGCACGGACCGCGAGGACCCGCCGCCCACGATCATCCAGGGCTGA
- a CDS encoding RNA polymerase-binding protein RbpA, with product MNSRSLRGTRLGSLSMETDDGVLAAPRQEAVYDCPNGHAIVLPFSVEADVPAVWECRCGATAVLRDHEKPEEKPGKPVRTHWDMLLERRSEEDLQVLLDQRLELLRAGKLHQRRNL from the coding sequence ATGAACAGCCGCAGCCTGCGAGGCACCCGTCTGGGCTCCCTCTCCATGGAGACCGACGACGGCGTCCTCGCCGCACCGCGCCAGGAGGCCGTCTACGACTGCCCCAACGGCCACGCCATCGTCCTCCCCTTCTCCGTCGAGGCCGACGTCCCGGCCGTGTGGGAGTGCCGCTGCGGCGCGACCGCCGTGCTGCGCGACCACGAGAAGCCCGAGGAGAAGCCCGGCAAGCCCGTGCGCACCCACTGGGACATGCTCCTGGAGCGCCGCAGCGAGGAGGACCTCCAGGTGCTCCTCGACCAGCGCCTCGAGCTGCTGCGCGCCGGCAAGCTTCACCAGCGCCGGAACCTCTGA
- a CDS encoding glycerophosphodiester phosphodiesterase family protein yields the protein MHSSISGGSDRPAPRSRFLPGPRPRRIAHRGLALDGAENTLRAFEDAVAAGADMLETDTRATRDGLALAFHDEDLARVAGDSRRIDALSAQEAGAVRLAGDEPLAMLEDVLGTFRDVPINIDIKAPSAIGPAVAAIARTRSADRVCIAGFDGSVVRKAVATIEAATGTRPVRSPARRTIAAFLAVRALELPTAVTNRILAPYGALQVPESYRGVPVVTPATVAAAHRAGCEVHVWTVDSPARMQDLLVTGADGIITNRVDLLSRLLDGATTE from the coding sequence ATGCACTCATCGATCAGCGGCGGCAGTGACCGTCCCGCCCCCCGCTCACGGTTCCTGCCCGGCCCGCGGCCGCGCCGCATCGCGCATCGGGGGCTGGCGCTGGACGGCGCGGAGAACACGCTGCGCGCCTTCGAGGACGCCGTCGCGGCCGGCGCCGACATGCTCGAGACCGACACCCGCGCCACCCGCGACGGGCTCGCACTCGCGTTCCATGACGAGGACCTGGCGCGCGTCGCCGGCGACTCCCGCCGCATCGATGCCCTGAGCGCCCAGGAGGCGGGCGCCGTGCGCCTGGCCGGCGACGAGCCGCTGGCGATGCTCGAGGACGTGCTGGGCACCTTCCGCGACGTGCCGATCAACATCGACATCAAGGCGCCCTCCGCGATCGGGCCCGCGGTCGCGGCGATCGCCCGCACCCGCAGCGCGGACCGGGTGTGCATCGCCGGGTTCGACGGGTCCGTGGTGCGCAAGGCCGTGGCGACGATCGAGGCGGCCACCGGGACCCGTCCCGTGCGCAGCCCCGCCCGCCGCACCATCGCCGCGTTCCTCGCCGTGCGGGCGCTCGAGCTGCCCACGGCGGTGACGAACCGGATCCTCGCCCCCTACGGCGCGCTGCAGGTGCCCGAGAGCTACCGGGGTGTGCCGGTCGTCACCCCGGCGACCGTCGCCGCCGCTCACAGGGCCGGCTGCGAGGTGCACGTGTGGACCGTGGACTCCCCCGCCCGCATGCAGGACCTGCTGGTCACGGGCGCGGATGGTATCATCACCAATCGCGTCGACCTGCTGTCCCGTCTGCTCGACGGCGCGACGACGGAGTGA